A section of the Triticum dicoccoides isolate Atlit2015 ecotype Zavitan chromosome 7A, WEW_v2.0, whole genome shotgun sequence genome encodes:
- the LOC119332757 gene encoding gibberellin-regulated protein 5-like, with translation MAKISFLLVALLVLAVGFPVEVMGGGGGGGGGGGGGNLKPWECSSKCSSRCSGTQYKKACLTYCNKCCATCLCVPPGTYGNKGACPCYNNWKTKEGGPKCP, from the exons ATGGCCAAGATCTCCTTCCTCCTCGTGGCGCTCCTCGTCCTCGCCGTCGGGTTCCCCGTG GAGGTGATGggaggtgggggcggcggcggcggtggcggtggcggcggcaaccTCAAGCCATGGG AGTGCTCGTCCAAGTGCTCGTCGCGGTGCTCGGGGACGCAGTACAAGAAGGCGTGCCTGACCTACTGCAACAAGTGCTGCGCCACCTGCCTCTGCGTGCCGCCGGGCACCTACGGCAACAAGGGCGCCTGCCCCTGCTACAACAACTGGAAGACCAAGGAGGGAGGCCCCAAGTGCCCCTAG